One part of the Methanobacterium spitsbergense genome encodes these proteins:
- a CDS encoding DUF2207 domain-containing protein: protein MDKKVYLTLILFFSLSVMAGAGASFAADRSYTIPILNEDLFVQSDGTLHVVETIHYSFSGTYNGIYRDIPVTSPQQLTNITVSADGAYTSYKLIDQGTTKRIQVYLYSDAAKNTPITNRNVNVTIEYDFLHGIKSYNDIAELQYQLVGTSWAVDIGQVVANIHLNSNTGVQYWLNPPYFAAGSSWDNNTLHVTSTNVPSGQYFEVRMVIPKSQFAANPVNANIINQNGLNEILKIQKDYQNSLNFKTAMYEILAVLMFLALFIPLFIYLRFGREPKIDYRAEYERDIPTDDPPAIVNAICGPGFSKKVGVPDMDGFKATIMDLINRKYFILQNQPSEKEGYGADGSMFLKVNPEQDSSTLKRFELNVMNFLTQFEEDGVISMDAISDDLSNRESAKSFRETYMGWVDNIKNQFLNDSELNKFFNKKGDSYIKIFGGIGLAVSVIVFICALMDSLPAADIALVMSIVLGVVAIISLILPEKIAGQWTTYGEEYDAKWNNFKKYIKDFSLIKEYPPESIVIWNKYLVYATALGAADAVRKAMELYVPKDELQGSDIYMFHYYGGYLLLSNAFDTGISTATAGSGGDFGGVGDVGGGFGGGGGGAF from the coding sequence ATGGATAAAAAGGTTTATCTAACTTTAATCCTCTTTTTTTCTCTATCGGTAATGGCTGGTGCAGGAGCATCCTTTGCAGCGGATCGAAGCTACACAATCCCTATTTTAAATGAAGATCTATTTGTACAGAGCGATGGAACACTACATGTAGTTGAAACAATCCATTACTCCTTCAGTGGAACATACAATGGAATATACAGGGACATACCTGTAACATCACCACAACAGTTAACCAACATAACGGTGTCGGCAGATGGAGCATATACCAGCTATAAACTGATTGATCAAGGAACAACTAAACGTATCCAGGTATATCTCTATTCTGATGCAGCAAAAAACACCCCTATTACAAATAGGAATGTGAATGTTACAATTGAATACGATTTTCTACATGGAATAAAATCTTACAACGATATAGCCGAACTACAGTACCAGCTAGTTGGTACCAGCTGGGCTGTTGACATTGGACAGGTTGTAGCCAATATACATTTGAACTCCAATACAGGAGTGCAGTACTGGCTTAATCCGCCCTACTTTGCAGCAGGTTCTTCATGGGATAACAACACATTACATGTAACAAGTACCAATGTTCCATCTGGACAGTACTTCGAAGTAAGAATGGTTATACCCAAAAGTCAGTTTGCAGCCAATCCAGTTAACGCCAATATAATAAACCAGAACGGTTTAAACGAAATATTGAAGATTCAAAAAGATTATCAGAATTCACTGAACTTCAAAACGGCTATGTACGAGATTCTTGCAGTGTTAATGTTTTTAGCACTTTTCATACCTTTATTCATATATTTAAGGTTTGGAAGAGAACCTAAAATAGATTACAGGGCAGAATATGAGAGGGACATTCCAACAGATGATCCTCCTGCAATTGTAAATGCCATATGTGGTCCGGGATTTTCCAAAAAAGTGGGTGTACCAGATATGGATGGTTTCAAAGCAACCATAATGGATCTAATCAACAGAAAATACTTCATCCTCCAAAACCAGCCATCTGAAAAGGAGGGATACGGAGCGGATGGTTCAATGTTTTTAAAGGTTAACCCTGAACAGGATTCCTCAACACTTAAAAGATTTGAACTGAATGTTATGAATTTCCTGACACAGTTTGAGGAAGACGGTGTAATTTCAATGGACGCCATTTCTGATGACTTATCAAACCGTGAATCTGCAAAATCTTTTAGAGAAACCTATATGGGCTGGGTTGATAACATCAAAAACCAGTTTTTAAATGACAGCGAACTCAACAAGTTCTTCAACAAGAAAGGTGATTCCTACATTAAAATCTTTGGAGGAATAGGTTTAGCAGTTTCTGTAATAGTCTTCATCTGTGCATTGATGGATTCATTACCCGCAGCAGATATTGCACTTGTAATGTCAATTGTTCTGGGTGTGGTGGCAATTATTTCACTAATCCTACCAGAAAAGATAGCAGGACAGTGGACAACCTACGGCGAAGAATACGATGCTAAGTGGAATAACTTCAAGAAGTACATAAAAGATTTCAGTTTGATAAAGGAATATCCTCCTGAATCAATTGTTATCTGGAACAAATATCTTGTATATGCCACAGCATTAGGTGCTGCCGATGCAGTTAGAAAGGCCATGGAATTATATGTTCCAAAAGATGAATTACAGGGTAGTGATATCTACATGTTCCACTACTATGGAGGATACTTGCTTTTATCCAATGCATTTGATACAGGAATATCAACAGCAACTGCAGGATCGGGCGGAGATTTCGGAGGAGTTGGAGATGTGGGTGGAGGATTCGGAGGAGGTGGAGGAGGAGCATTCTAA
- a CDS encoding LemA family protein, translating to MIIEIIILIIVLILVIYIIYQYNGLIRLRNRVKNAWSQIDVQLKRRADLIPNLVETVKGYAKHEKTVFENVTKARSSLMSAKTVKENAEANNMLTDSLKSLFAVAENYPELKASENFRQLQAQLSETEDKIAYSRQFYNDTVLMFNNKVQMFPSNILASLFHFTEAEYFEIAESDRAVPEVKF from the coding sequence ATGATAATAGAAATTATAATATTAATTATAGTTCTAATACTGGTTATTTACATTATCTACCAGTATAATGGTCTAATACGGCTTAGAAATAGGGTAAAAAATGCATGGTCACAGATAGATGTTCAGCTTAAAAGAAGAGCAGATCTTATTCCAAACCTTGTTGAAACTGTAAAAGGGTATGCAAAACATGAAAAAACTGTTTTTGAAAATGTTACCAAGGCCAGATCAAGCCTTATGAGTGCTAAAACGGTTAAAGAAAATGCAGAAGCTAACAACATGTTAACAGATTCACTGAAATCTTTATTTGCAGTGGCTGAAAATTATCCTGAACTCAAGGCAAGTGAAAACTTCAGACAGCTTCAAGCCCAGTTATCAGAAACAGAGGATAAAATTGCGTATTCCCGGCAATTTTACAATGACACCGTGCTTATGTTCAACAACAAGGTTCAGATGTTTCCAAGCAATATACTGGCCTCACTGTTTCACTTCACTGAAGCAGAATATTTCGAAATTGCCGAATCAGATCGTGCAGTTCCAGAAGTTAAATTCTAG
- a CDS encoding Hsp20/alpha crystallin family protein gives MAEKNDVVKDEIKKKTLEAKNKAEELKEKTSKKQAEAKVKTDEMKDNVLNKSSEVKKIALEKKSDLKDKALEVKKGALEKTADAKESALMKTSEIKENAGEKTAEIKADTSDKTAEFRENAEKTRKQAERKINEFISTLKDKQEEFGKTISDYTSQKPLTDVLETENSYIIKVDLPRIKKENINVNITEDSVEIQAKFDEEDETLEFIKKERSYGDTSRIIPLPEKIEVKKASAKFEDAVLTVELPKVQEEKIKVKID, from the coding sequence ATGGCAGAGAAAAATGATGTAGTTAAGGATGAAATAAAGAAAAAAACATTGGAAGCAAAAAATAAAGCAGAAGAACTGAAAGAAAAAACTTCAAAAAAGCAGGCAGAAGCTAAAGTGAAAACAGATGAAATGAAGGACAATGTATTGAATAAATCATCTGAAGTTAAAAAAATAGCTCTGGAAAAAAAATCAGATCTCAAAGATAAAGCCCTTGAAGTTAAAAAAGGTGCTTTAGAGAAAACAGCAGATGCAAAGGAAAGTGCTCTTATGAAAACATCCGAAATTAAAGAAAATGCCGGCGAAAAAACCGCTGAAATAAAGGCGGATACATCAGATAAAACTGCGGAATTCCGAGAAAATGCTGAAAAAACCCGAAAACAGGCTGAACGTAAGATAAATGAATTTATAAGTACTCTTAAGGATAAGCAGGAAGAGTTTGGAAAGACCATATCGGATTATACTTCACAAAAACCTCTAACCGATGTTCTTGAAACAGAAAATTCTTATATAATCAAAGTGGATTTACCACGCATAAAAAAGGAAAATATCAATGTTAACATAACAGAAGATTCTGTTGAAATCCAAGCTAAATTCGATGAAGAGGATGAAACTCTTGAGTTCATTAAAAAGGAAAGGAGCTATGGCGATACCAGTAGAATCATTCCTCTGCCAGAAAAAATCGAAGTTAAAAAGGCTTCTGCAAAATTCGAAGATGCTGTATTAACTGTTGAACTTCCTAAGGTTCAAGAGGAGAAAATCAAAGTTAAAATTGACTAA